A region from the Campylobacter subantarcticus LMG 24377 genome encodes:
- a CDS encoding alpha-ketoglutarate reductase / D-3-phosphoglycerate dehydrogenase yields the protein MKKIIVCDAILDKGVELLRKAEDVELIEAAHLPKDELLTKLGDVDVAITRSSTDVDLKFIDACNNLKALVRAGVGVDNVDIDECSKKGIIVMNVPTANTIAAVELTMNHLLCSARSFVNAHNFLKIERKWEREKWYGVELMNKTLGVIGFGNIGSRVAVRAKAFGMKVIAYDPYVVASKMTDLGIECVNSLDVILTQSDFITIHTPKTKETTDMISYDEIDKMKDGVRLINCARGGLYNEEALCEGLRNGKIAWLGIDVFDKEPATNHPFLNFENVSVTSHLGANTLESQENIAIQACEQALNAARGISYPNALNLLIKTEDLPKFVAPYIELISKMGFLAAQLDKTPIKAIKLESEGQISEYNESLLTFVTVSVLRGILGENINYINAHFVAKDKGVELSSHILPSSGYSNKITIKVLTDNSTLSISGTIFGDNEQRIVELNGFDIDFKPKGKMIILNNNDIPGVIANVSGILAKNNVNIADFRLGRNGFGKALSVILLDTKISKALLEELRAVDACIFAEYAEI from the coding sequence ATGAAAAAGATTATTGTGTGTGATGCGATACTAGATAAAGGTGTGGAGCTTTTAAGAAAAGCAGAGGATGTAGAGTTAATCGAAGCAGCACATTTGCCTAAAGATGAGCTTTTGACAAAACTAGGTGATGTAGATGTGGCTATCACTAGAAGTTCTACAGATGTGGATTTGAAATTTATTGATGCGTGTAATAACTTAAAAGCATTAGTTAGAGCAGGCGTTGGGGTTGATAATGTAGATATTGATGAGTGTTCTAAAAAAGGAATCATTGTAATGAATGTCCCAACCGCAAATACTATAGCAGCAGTAGAGCTGACTATGAATCACTTGCTCTGTTCTGCTAGATCTTTTGTAAATGCTCATAATTTTTTGAAAATAGAAAGAAAATGGGAAAGAGAAAAGTGGTATGGCGTAGAGCTTATGAATAAAACCTTAGGTGTGATAGGTTTTGGTAATATAGGCTCAAGAGTTGCTGTGCGCGCAAAAGCTTTTGGTATGAAAGTTATTGCATATGATCCTTATGTAGTAGCATCTAAAATGACTGATTTGGGTATTGAGTGTGTAAATTCTTTAGATGTGATTTTAACCCAAAGTGATTTTATTACAATCCATACACCAAAAACAAAAGAAACTACAGATATGATCTCTTATGATGAGATTGATAAAATGAAAGATGGAGTTAGATTAATTAACTGTGCTAGAGGTGGTCTTTATAACGAAGAGGCATTGTGTGAGGGATTAAGAAATGGTAAAATCGCTTGGCTTGGTATTGATGTGTTTGATAAAGAGCCTGCAACAAACCATCCATTTTTAAATTTTGAAAATGTTTCAGTTACTTCTCATCTTGGAGCAAATACTTTAGAAAGTCAAGAAAATATCGCTATTCAAGCATGTGAGCAAGCCTTAAACGCTGCAAGGGGAATTTCTTATCCTAATGCCTTAAATTTGCTAATCAAAACAGAAGATTTACCAAAATTTGTCGCACCTTATATAGAACTTATTTCGAAAATGGGTTTTTTGGCTGCTCAGCTTGATAAAACTCCTATTAAAGCTATTAAACTTGAAAGCGAAGGGCAAATTAGCGAATACAATGAATCTTTATTAACTTTTGTAACAGTGAGTGTTTTAAGAGGAATTTTAGGAGAAAATATCAACTATATTAATGCGCATTTTGTGGCTAAAGATAAAGGAGTGGAGCTTTCTTCTCATATTTTACCAAGTAGTGGATATAGTAATAAAATTACCATAAAAGTGCTTACAGATAACTCGACTTTATCGATCTCGGGAACGATTTTTGGAGATAATGAGCAAAGAATTGTAGAGTTAAATGGCTTTGATATAGACTTTAAACCTAAAGGAAAAATGATCATCTTAAATAATAATGATATTCCAGGTGTTATTGCTAATGTGAGTGGAATTTTGGCTAAAAATAATGTAAATATAGCCGACTTTAGACTTGGTAGAAATGGCTTTGGAAAAGCTTTATCGGTCATTTTACTTGATACGAAAATTTCAAAAGCATTATTAGAAGAATTAAGAGCGGTTGATGCTTGTATTTTTGCAGAATATGCAGAAATTTAA
- a CDS encoding 30S ribosomal protein S1 — MSEVNKKVQNRLEDIIIEEDFEQMLEESFKSDEEATTQGIIVAIKSDEVFINVGQKSEGILATEEIQNENGELIFKEGDTLEVAIVGSRGGRSLLSHKKALRKQKVKEFIDNYKDNESMFDVKIIGKNRGGFVAVDENGVEFFLPKSQSSFKDSNNIINKTFKVKIIKIDKEAQSIVVSRKKIVDEERKKRKEIISNVLNQEENIEGIVKKITTYGMFIDVGGVDGLVHYSEISYKGPVNPSSLYNEGDKVLVKVIKYDNDKKHLSLSIKLAMPDPWDEIKDGLELGDTIKVTVSNIEPYGAFVDLGNDIEGFLHISEISWDKNAKNPKDYISEGQELDVEVIEINAKERRLRVSLKNLLAKPFDEFLKTHKVGDVVKGNVTSVTNFGAFVKIANLEGLLHNEDASWNRNDKCKDIYKVGDNIEVKIIRLDKENQKISLSTKELQKSPAQIYAQKHQVNDIISGKIRDIKDFGVFVELEEGVDALIHKEDLGNIDFSILKIGDTIEALIVFIDEKKNRIRLSVKSLARMKEREALNEINDNDKVTLGDIIKDQLS; from the coding sequence ATGAGCGAGGTGAACAAAAAAGTTCAAAACAGACTAGAGGATATTATCATAGAAGAAGATTTTGAGCAAATGCTTGAAGAATCTTTTAAGTCTGATGAGGAGGCAACTACACAAGGCATAATCGTTGCTATCAAAAGTGATGAAGTATTTATAAATGTAGGGCAAAAATCAGAAGGTATTTTGGCAACAGAAGAAATTCAAAATGAAAATGGCGAACTTATTTTTAAAGAAGGCGATACATTAGAAGTTGCTATAGTGGGTTCTCGCGGTGGCAGATCTTTACTTTCTCATAAAAAAGCTTTGAGAAAACAAAAAGTTAAAGAATTTATTGATAATTATAAAGATAATGAAAGTATGTTTGATGTGAAAATCATTGGTAAAAATAGAGGTGGCTTTGTAGCTGTGGATGAAAATGGAGTAGAGTTTTTCTTGCCAAAATCACAAAGCAGCTTTAAAGATTCAAACAATATCATCAATAAAACCTTCAAAGTTAAAATCATCAAAATAGACAAAGAAGCTCAAAGCATAGTAGTTTCTAGAAAAAAAATAGTAGATGAAGAAAGAAAAAAACGCAAAGAAATTATTTCTAATGTATTAAATCAAGAAGAAAACATAGAAGGTATTGTTAAAAAAATCACTACCTATGGTATGTTTATTGATGTGGGTGGTGTTGATGGTTTGGTTCATTATAGTGAAATTTCTTATAAAGGACCGGTAAATCCTAGTTCATTATATAATGAGGGCGACAAGGTTCTTGTAAAAGTGATTAAATACGATAATGATAAAAAGCATCTTTCATTATCTATCAAACTTGCTATGCCCGATCCTTGGGATGAGATTAAAGATGGTTTAGAGCTTGGAGATACTATTAAAGTCACGGTTTCAAATATAGAACCATATGGTGCTTTTGTGGATTTAGGAAATGATATAGAAGGATTTTTACATATAAGTGAAATTTCTTGGGATAAAAATGCTAAAAATCCAAAAGATTATATTAGCGAAGGTCAAGAGCTTGATGTAGAAGTGATTGAGATTAATGCTAAGGAAAGAAGACTTAGAGTTTCTTTAAAAAATTTATTAGCAAAACCTTTTGATGAATTTTTGAAAACACATAAAGTAGGTGATGTGGTAAAAGGTAATGTTACTTCTGTGACTAACTTTGGTGCTTTTGTAAAAATTGCAAACTTAGAAGGTTTATTGCATAATGAAGATGCCTCATGGAATAGAAACGATAAATGCAAGGATATTTATAAAGTTGGTGATAATATCGAAGTAAAAATAATCAGACTAGACAAAGAAAATCAAAAAATTTCTTTAAGCACTAAAGAATTACAAAAAAGCCCTGCGCAAATTTATGCACAAAAACATCAAGTAAATGATATTATCTCAGGTAAAATTAGAGATATCAAAGATTTTGGAGTTTTTGTTGAGCTAGAAGAAGGCGTGGATGCGCTTATTCATAAAGAAGACTTAGGTAATATTGATTTTTCAATTCTAAAAATTGGGGATACAATAGAGGCTTTGATTGTTTTTATTGATGAAAAGAAAAATAGAATTCGCTTAAGTGTTAAAAGTCTTGCGAGAATGAAAGAAAGAGAAGCTCTAAATGAAATCAATGATAACGACAAAGTAACTTTAGGTGATATTATCAAAGATCAGCTTTCATAA
- a CDS encoding 4-hydroxy-3-methylbut-2-enyl diphosphate reductase: MEIELAKSYGFCFGVKRAIKKAEQIKDAATIGPLIHNNEEITRLWKNYNVKTLNDINELSAEKKAIIRTHGITKQDLEKLKQKNIEIFDATCPFVTKPQKICEQMSNEGYEVVIFGDENHPEVKGVRSYVSTKAYVVLDEKELLDVKLPSKVAVVSQTTKKIEKFMEIVNFLMLRVKEVRVFNTICDATFKNQEAINELAKKSDVMIIVGGKNSANTKQLFLIAKNYCKESYLIENEKEIQEEWFSGKKKCGISAGASTPEWVIDLVLEKIKEYVKIN, from the coding sequence TTGGAGATTGAATTAGCAAAAAGTTATGGTTTTTGTTTTGGTGTAAAACGAGCGATAAAAAAAGCAGAACAGATTAAAGATGCAGCTACTATAGGACCCTTGATTCATAATAATGAAGAAATCACAAGATTATGGAAAAATTATAATGTTAAAACATTAAATGATATTAATGAATTAAGCGCTGAAAAAAAGGCGATCATTAGAACTCATGGTATTACAAAGCAAGATTTAGAAAAGTTAAAGCAAAAAAATATAGAAATTTTTGATGCAACATGTCCTTTTGTAACTAAACCGCAAAAAATTTGTGAGCAAATGAGCAATGAAGGCTATGAAGTTGTTATTTTTGGGGATGAAAATCATCCTGAAGTTAAAGGAGTTAGAAGTTATGTAAGTACAAAAGCTTATGTGGTACTTGATGAGAAAGAATTGCTTGATGTAAAACTACCTTCAAAAGTTGCTGTGGTATCTCAAACAACAAAGAAGATAGAAAAATTTATGGAGATTGTAAATTTTTTAATGCTTAGGGTTAAAGAGGTACGTGTTTTTAATACCATATGCGATGCAACTTTTAAAAATCAAGAAGCGATTAATGAGCTTGCAAAAAAAAGCGATGTGATGATAATAGTCGGAGGTAAAAATTCAGCTAATACCAAACAACTTTTTTTAATAGCTAAAAATTACTGCAAAGAAAGTTATTTGATAGAAAACGAAAAAGAAATCCAAGAAGAGTGGTTTAGTGGTAAGAAAAAGTGTGGTATTAGTGCAGGGGCTTCTACACCTGAGTGGGTGATTGATTTAGTTTTGGAAAAAATCAAAGAATATGTCAAAATTAACTAA
- the aroA gene encoding 3-phosphoshikimate 1-carboxyvinyltransferase — translation MKINSISSFEAKLEDIASDKSISHRLAIFSLLTQGTCKIKNYLKAQDTLHTLAIIQALGAEVSMDEEFVYIRAPQYIKSPNCILDCGNSGTAMRLLIGILSAIEGEFFILSGDEYLNARPMKRVSEPLKHIGAKIFGRDEANLAPIAIQGAKLEGFNFTSNITSAQVKSALILAALFAKKESYFKEIELSRNHSEIILNKMGACIEYLNQEKTSIKIQPLKTKLKAFEVCVPNDPSSAFYFALAACILPHSRVVLKNVLLNKTRIEAFKILKKMGAKITYYLDNDEFESIGEICVESAPLKAVSVNENIAWLIDEIPALAIAFACASGKSVIKNAKELRVKESDRIKSIVLNLQKCGINAKEFEDGFEVEGGEAKCAKIKSYGDHRIAMSFLILGLKCNMEVDDCECIKTSFPNFIEILKQIGAKVGD, via the coding sequence ATGAAAATAAACTCCATTTCTTCTTTTGAAGCAAAGCTTGAAGATATAGCTTCTGATAAGTCTATATCTCATCGCCTTGCTATCTTTTCTTTGCTTACACAAGGAACTTGTAAAATCAAAAATTACTTAAAAGCGCAAGATACTTTGCATACTTTGGCGATTATTCAAGCTTTGGGTGCTGAAGTTAGCATGGATGAGGAATTTGTTTATATTAGAGCACCACAGTATATAAAGTCTCCAAATTGTATTTTAGATTGTGGAAATTCAGGTACAGCTATGAGACTTTTGATTGGTATTTTAAGTGCCATAGAGGGCGAATTTTTTATTTTAAGTGGAGATGAGTATCTAAACGCAAGACCAATGAAAAGAGTAAGTGAGCCTTTAAAACATATAGGAGCTAAAATTTTTGGAAGAGATGAGGCAAATTTAGCACCTATTGCGATTCAAGGAGCAAAGTTAGAAGGATTTAACTTTACTAGCAATATTACTTCAGCTCAGGTAAAATCGGCTTTAATTTTAGCGGCTTTATTTGCAAAAAAAGAAAGCTATTTTAAAGAAATTGAACTTTCAAGAAATCACAGTGAAATTATATTAAATAAAATGGGCGCTTGTATTGAGTATTTAAATCAAGAAAAAACTTCTATAAAAATACAACCATTAAAAACAAAACTCAAAGCATTCGAAGTATGTGTGCCAAATGATCCATCATCGGCATTTTATTTTGCACTAGCAGCTTGTATTTTACCTCATTCAAGGGTTGTTTTGAAAAATGTTTTATTGAATAAAACGCGCATTGAAGCTTTTAAAATTTTAAAAAAAATGGGTGCAAAAATTACATACTATCTTGATAATGATGAGTTTGAAAGTATCGGAGAAATTTGTGTTGAAAGTGCACCTTTAAAAGCAGTAAGTGTAAATGAAAATATTGCGTGGTTGATTGATGAAATTCCAGCTTTAGCTATAGCTTTTGCTTGTGCTAGTGGTAAAAGCGTTATAAAAAATGCTAAAGAATTGCGCGTAAAAGAAAGTGATAGGATCAAATCAATAGTATTAAATTTACAAAAATGTGGCATAAATGCCAAAGAATTTGAAGATGGTTTTGAGGTAGAAGGCGGGGAAGCCAAATGTGCTAAGATCAAAAGCTATGGAGATCATAGAATCGCAATGAGTTTTTTGATTTTGGGATTAAAATGCAACATGGAAGTAGATGATTGTGAGTGTATTAAAACCTCTTTTCCAAATTTTATTGAAATTTTAAAACAAATAGGAGCTAAAGTTGGAGATTGA
- the pheT gene encoding phenylalanine--tRNA ligase subunit beta: MIISKNWLNEWIDLSEISTQTIINTLNSIGLEVDSFKSVKAPEKVVVGKVLEKVKHENSDKLNICKVDVGNEILQIVCGAKNVDKDQFVAVSLVGAVLPGGLEIKPAKLRGVESMGMICSSSELGFGKSNDGIMVLDESMGELVLGKALNTYELFNDEIIEIELTPNRGDCLSLYGVARDLSAALDLNLKELSPLKEGENSVGIGRILSVKNQSDVEGFFAYRALEIKEEFKLNITIGIRLALIEAYKNNHIENLLAYATHASGVVFCAYDFHKLCQDCHVDEKITLEVKTQEHGEYGIYYKDELIALAGIEQEDKYKINNESKIIIIEASYTQPQIIANAVAFHKKKNDTIYRTSRGSEPKLSLGMEYLFNECLKINAISVFSGSQQIFKECEAKVIGIFGTEIDKIIGMPIDKNILVKILKKLGFEISVINDEQFNIKIPLHRSDIVNIADISEEVVRIIGIDNIPSRALEFREKNRLNQVYFDYQEIKNLRLKASHNGYFESIHYVLDNEEELARLGFKCIKNKLINPITNELNTLRSTLVNHLLNAASFNLRNSKKKIKLFECGSVFDEFSNEHTKFAMIFSGCKEEAKIANKAKPVLVDFYTFLAELKSIIGEYSLQKSEYTFLSPYEQANVYKNGKRIGFVGRVHLSIENERDLAKTYICELDLESLKQDFKIAKAYSKFPSMSRDLSVVIPKGFEYEKIKQTIVKLNIERLESFRVVDLYTDENLGDFYSLTINLVFRDFEKTLEDNIVFEYIDKIIKALDDEHGLKLR, encoded by the coding sequence ATGATTATTAGTAAAAATTGGTTAAATGAATGGATTGATTTAAGTGAGATATCAACACAAACTATAATAAATACTTTAAATTCTATAGGATTGGAAGTTGATAGCTTTAAAAGTGTGAAAGCTCCTGAAAAAGTTGTAGTGGGTAAGGTTTTAGAAAAAGTTAAACATGAAAATTCCGATAAATTAAATATCTGTAAAGTGGATGTTGGGAATGAAATTTTACAAATTGTTTGCGGGGCTAAGAATGTTGATAAAGATCAGTTTGTTGCTGTATCTTTGGTAGGTGCGGTACTTCCTGGTGGACTTGAGATAAAGCCTGCCAAACTTAGAGGAGTTGAATCAATGGGTATGATTTGTTCTTCTAGTGAGCTTGGTTTTGGAAAAAGCAATGATGGTATTATGGTTTTAGATGAAAGTATGGGAGAGTTAGTTTTAGGAAAAGCTTTAAATACCTATGAACTTTTCAATGATGAAATAATTGAAATAGAACTTACGCCAAATCGTGGAGATTGCTTGAGTTTGTATGGTGTTGCTAGGGATCTAAGTGCGGCATTAGATCTAAATTTAAAAGAATTAAGTCCTTTGAAAGAAGGCGAAAATAGCGTAGGCATAGGAAGAATACTTAGTGTTAAAAACCAAAGCGATGTGGAAGGTTTTTTCGCATATAGAGCATTAGAAATCAAGGAAGAATTTAAACTAAATATTACGATAGGAATTCGTCTTGCATTGATCGAGGCTTATAAAAACAACCATATTGAAAATCTTTTAGCATATGCAACACATGCAAGCGGTGTGGTTTTTTGTGCTTATGATTTTCATAAGCTTTGTCAAGATTGTCATGTTGATGAGAAAATTACACTAGAAGTAAAAACTCAAGAGCATGGTGAATACGGAATTTATTATAAAGATGAGCTGATTGCTTTAGCAGGGATAGAACAAGAAGATAAGTATAAAATTAATAATGAGAGTAAAATCATCATCATAGAAGCAAGTTACACTCAACCTCAAATCATAGCTAATGCAGTAGCTTTTCATAAAAAGAAAAACGATACCATATACCGCACTTCAAGAGGCAGCGAACCCAAGCTTTCATTGGGAATGGAGTATTTATTTAATGAATGCTTGAAGATTAATGCTATAAGTGTTTTTTCAGGAAGTCAGCAAATCTTTAAAGAGTGCGAAGCAAAGGTTATTGGTATTTTTGGTACAGAGATTGATAAGATCATCGGTATGCCTATAGACAAAAATATTTTAGTTAAAATTCTTAAAAAATTAGGCTTTGAAATTAGTGTGATTAATGATGAACAATTTAATATCAAAATTCCACTTCATCGCAGTGATATCGTGAATATTGCGGATATTAGTGAAGAAGTGGTAAGGATTATTGGTATTGATAATATTCCTTCAAGAGCTTTAGAATTTAGAGAAAAAAATCGTTTAAATCAAGTGTATTTTGACTATCAAGAAATAAAAAATTTAAGATTAAAAGCTAGTCATAATGGTTATTTTGAAAGTATTCATTATGTTTTAGATAATGAAGAAGAATTGGCACGCTTAGGTTTTAAATGTATAAAAAATAAACTAATCAACCCAATTACTAATGAATTAAATACACTAAGAAGTACTTTGGTTAATCATCTTTTAAATGCTGCAAGTTTTAATTTGAGAAATTCTAAAAAGAAAATTAAGCTTTTTGAATGTGGTAGTGTTTTTGATGAGTTTTCAAATGAGCATACTAAATTTGCAATGATTTTTAGTGGTTGCAAAGAAGAAGCCAAAATAGCAAACAAAGCCAAACCTGTTTTGGTGGATTTTTATACTTTTTTAGCTGAATTAAAAAGTATTATCGGCGAATATAGTTTGCAAAAATCAGAATATACATTTTTAAGCCCATATGAGCAAGCAAATGTCTATAAAAATGGTAAACGCATAGGTTTTGTGGGTAGAGTGCATTTAAGCATAGAAAATGAAAGAGATCTGGCAAAAACTTATATATGCGAACTTGATTTAGAAAGTTTAAAACAAGACTTTAAGATCGCCAAAGCTTACTCTAAATTTCCATCTATGAGCAGGGATTTAAGCGTGGTTATTCCTAAAGGTTTTGAATATGAAAAAATCAAACAAACCATTGTTAAATTAAACATTGAAAGATTAGAAAGCTTTAGAGTGGTGGATTTGTATACAGATGAGAATTTAGGCGATTTTTATAGCTTGACTATTAATTTAGTATTTAGAGATTTTGAAAAAACTTTAGAAGATAATATTGTTTTTGAGTATATTGACAAAATTATCAAAGCTCTAGATGATGAGCATGGTTTAAAACTTCGATGA
- the pheS gene encoding phenylalanine--tRNA ligase subunit alpha, translated as MQDMIEKIASASTLAELENIKVSILGKKGILTLEFAKLKDLQGEEKKEFANGLNKARDEFNEAYQVKLKELEEKALNEKMKQDVQDFSFFDETSNAGALHPIMQTMDKIIEYFTALNFSIEKGPLIEDDFHNFEALNLPQNHPARDMQDTFYFENKTLLRSQTSPVQIRTMLAQQPPIRMIAPGAVFRRDFDITHTPMFHQVEGLVVEEGDKVNFANLKDILEHFLKHMFGDVKVRFRPSFFPFTEPSAEVDISCVFCKGCGCRVCKHTGWLEVLGCGVVDPNVYKFVGYKNVSGYAFGLGVERFAMLLHKIPDLRSMFEGDLRLLEQFR; from the coding sequence TTGCAAGATATGATAGAAAAAATTGCTTCTGCAAGTACTTTAGCAGAACTTGAAAATATAAAAGTAAGTATTTTGGGAAAAAAGGGTATTTTGACTTTGGAATTTGCAAAGTTAAAGGATTTGCAAGGTGAAGAAAAGAAAGAATTTGCTAATGGCTTAAATAAGGCAAGAGATGAATTTAACGAAGCTTACCAAGTAAAATTAAAAGAATTAGAAGAAAAAGCTTTAAATGAAAAAATGAAACAAGATGTACAGGATTTTAGTTTTTTTGATGAGACTTCAAATGCAGGTGCTTTACACCCAATCATGCAAACCATGGATAAAATCATAGAATATTTTACGGCTTTAAATTTCAGCATAGAAAAAGGGCCTTTGATTGAAGATGATTTTCATAATTTTGAAGCATTGAATTTACCTCAAAATCACCCTGCAAGAGATATGCAAGATACTTTTTATTTTGAAAACAAAACTTTGCTTAGATCGCAAACTTCTCCAGTGCAAATTAGAACGATGTTAGCACAACAACCACCTATTAGAATGATAGCACCGGGAGCGGTCTTTAGAAGAGATTTTGACATTACCCATACACCAATGTTTCATCAGGTTGAAGGACTTGTTGTAGAAGAGGGAGATAAAGTTAATTTTGCAAATTTAAAAGATATACTTGAGCATTTTTTAAAACATATGTTTGGCGATGTAAAGGTGCGTTTTAGACCTAGCTTTTTTCCTTTTACAGAACCATCTGCTGAAGTAGATATTTCTTGTGTATTTTGCAAGGGTTGTGGATGTAGAGTTTGTAAACACACAGGGTGGCTTGAAGTCCTAGGATGTGGTGTGGTAGATCCTAATGTTTATAAATTTGTAGGTTATAAAAATGTAAGCGGTTATGCTTTTGGTTTAGGGGTGGAGCGATTTGCTATGCTTTTACATAAAATTCCTGATTTGCGTTCTATGTTTGAAGGTGATTTAAGATTATTGGAGCAATTTAGATGA
- a CDS encoding PKCI-related HIT family hydrolase translates to MREKTVFELIVEGKIPANKVLESEKFLAFHDINPKAPIHILIIPKEYFENFQALRPELMSEMTQFIQELATLLGLDKSGYRLITNCGKNSGQEVFHLHFHMLGGFELPKNKETQINPESLF, encoded by the coding sequence ATGAGAGAAAAAACCGTATTTGAACTAATCGTAGAGGGAAAAATCCCTGCTAATAAAGTTTTAGAAAGCGAAAAATTTTTAGCCTTTCATGATATTAATCCTAAAGCACCTATTCATATTTTAATCATTCCAAAAGAGTATTTTGAAAACTTTCAAGCATTAAGACCTGAATTAATGAGCGAAATGACACAATTTATTCAAGAATTAGCCACTCTTTTGGGGCTAGATAAAAGCGGATATAGATTAATCACAAATTGTGGAAAAAATAGTGGACAAGAAGTCTTTCATTTACATTTTCATATGCTAGGTGGATTTGAGCTTCCAAAAAATAAAGAAACTCAAATCAACCCTGAATCACTATTCTAA
- the pckA gene encoding phosphoenolpyruvate carboxykinase (ATP) → MKGLEKLGLENVGQIFHNISYDELLKHEKNNQEGVCTKNGTFSVDTGIFTGRSPKDKYFVKQDPSQKYIAWGKINQPISEELFEKLLAKAKKQLSNSDIYIQDAFCGASLKSRKAVRFVTQIAWQAHFVKNMFIRPKEEELAEFEPDFVVYNACKCVNEDYEKDGLNSEVFVIFNIEKNIAVIGGTWYGGEMKKGIFSMMNYWLPLENKLPMHCSANVGEKGDVVLFFGLSGTGKTTLSTDPKRKLIGDDEHGWDDEGVFNFEGGCYAKCINLDPQSEPEIYGAIKQNALLENVVLRDDLSVDFNDRSKTENTRVSYPIEHILNHEPSLSAGHPNNIIFLSADAFGVLPPVSKLSKEQAMYYFLSGYTAKVAGTERGITEPVATFSACFGEVFLPLHPTVYAKLLGEKISKYNVNVYLVNTGWSGGVYGVGKRMSIKATRACINAILDGSIQQCEFENYDLFNLAVPKELAGVESKLLNPVNTWEDKKAYEETKLKLAKMFVENFKRYEDVKEGAEFKLAGPMI, encoded by the coding sequence ATGAAAGGTTTAGAAAAATTAGGTTTAGAAAATGTCGGGCAAATTTTTCATAACATCAGCTACGATGAGCTTTTAAAGCATGAAAAAAACAACCAAGAAGGTGTTTGTACTAAAAATGGTACCTTTAGTGTGGATACTGGAATTTTTACCGGAAGAAGTCCTAAGGATAAATATTTTGTAAAGCAAGATCCTTCACAAAAGTATATTGCTTGGGGTAAGATTAATCAACCTATTAGCGAAGAGTTATTTGAAAAGCTTTTAGCAAAAGCAAAAAAACAACTTAGCAACAGTGATATTTATATTCAAGATGCATTTTGCGGTGCTTCTTTGAAAAGCCGTAAAGCTGTGCGTTTTGTAACACAGATTGCTTGGCAAGCGCATTTTGTAAAAAATATGTTTATTCGTCCAAAAGAAGAAGAACTTGCAGAATTTGAACCTGATTTTGTAGTATATAATGCATGCAAATGCGTGAATGAAGACTATGAAAAAGATGGTTTAAATTCAGAGGTTTTTGTTATATTTAATATAGAAAAAAATATCGCAGTAATTGGTGGAACTTGGTATGGTGGAGAAATGAAAAAAGGAATTTTTTCTATGATGAATTACTGGTTACCACTAGAAAACAAGCTTCCTATGCATTGTAGTGCTAATGTTGGGGAAAAAGGCGATGTAGTACTTTTCTTTGGACTTAGTGGTACAGGTAAAACTACACTTTCAACCGATCCAAAAAGAAAGCTAATCGGAGATGATGAGCATGGTTGGGATGATGAGGGTGTATTTAATTTTGAAGGAGGTTGTTATGCAAAATGCATTAACCTTGATCCTCAAAGTGAGCCAGAAATTTATGGAGCAATCAAACAAAATGCACTTTTGGAAAATGTAGTTTTAAGAGATGATTTAAGTGTTGATTTTAATGATAGATCAAAGACTGAAAATACTAGAGTTTCTTATCCGATAGAACACATTTTAAATCATGAACCAAGCCTTAGTGCAGGACATCCAAATAATATCATTTTTCTTTCAGCGGATGCTTTTGGTGTTTTACCTCCAGTTAGTAAATTAAGCAAAGAACAAGCGATGTATTATTTCTTAAGCGGTTATACTGCTAAAGTTGCAGGAACTGAAAGAGGCATCACTGAACCAGTTGCGACTTTTTCAGCTTGTTTTGGCGAGGTATTTTTGCCATTACACCCAACTGTTTATGCAAAACTTTTAGGTGAAAAAATCAGCAAGTATAATGTTAATGTTTATTTAGTAAATACCGGTTGGAGCGGTGGAGTTTATGGTGTAGGTAAGAGAATGAGCATTAAAGCAACAAGAGCTTGCATTAATGCGATTTTAGATGGTAGTATTCAACAATGTGAATTTGAAAATTATGATTTATTTAATCTTGCAGTTCCAAAAGAATTAGCGGGCGTAGAGAGTAAGCTACTTAATCCTGTTAATACTTGGGAGGATAAAAAAGCTTATGAAGAGACAAAACTAAAGCTTGCAAAAATGTTTGTAGAAAATTTCAAACGCTATGAAGATGTCAAAGAAGGAGCAGAGTTTAAACTAGCTGGCCCTATGATCTAA